In Streptomyces puniciscabiei, a single genomic region encodes these proteins:
- a CDS encoding MFS transporter produces MPSVMSRTTGTYRRLFSLPGARAFTTGNLLARLPMGMFSVSAVVMIAGSRGSYALAGAVTATGLAATALAGPWVARLVDRHGQARVAVPATLVSVLGSLALLFCVRYGAPDWTLFAAYALTAATPNIGGLSRARWAHLLRDEPGALHAANSFEQAADELCFMLGPVLASFLTGTFFPEAGTLTGAGLLFAGMLLFTAQRSTEPPPRARSQAPSPLRSPGIPPLLACFTATGAVFGSMEVVTIAYADAQGHRTAAGAVLALQAAGSCAAGLVYGAVRPAGVRLGHCLAAMAALMTLPWLAAGLTGSLWALAGALLVAGMATAPTMVTAMTLVQRRTPEDRLNEGMSLVVTGLLTGIACGSATGGWAAEHLSPASAYLVPAAGATLALGVASLTRAGGTTLKPTALQLP; encoded by the coding sequence ATGCCTTCCGTCATGTCCAGGACCACCGGCACCTACCGCCGCCTCTTCTCGCTCCCCGGTGCCCGCGCCTTCACCACCGGCAACCTCCTCGCCCGGCTGCCCATGGGCATGTTCAGCGTGAGCGCCGTCGTGATGATCGCCGGCTCGCGGGGCTCCTACGCCCTGGCCGGTGCCGTCACCGCGACCGGTCTCGCGGCGACCGCGCTGGCCGGGCCCTGGGTCGCCCGCCTCGTGGACCGGCACGGGCAGGCCCGGGTCGCCGTACCGGCCACGCTCGTCTCCGTGCTCGGCAGCCTGGCTCTGCTGTTCTGCGTGCGCTACGGCGCCCCGGACTGGACCCTGTTCGCCGCCTACGCCCTCACCGCGGCCACCCCCAACATCGGCGGCCTGTCCCGCGCCCGCTGGGCCCATCTGCTGCGCGACGAGCCGGGCGCGCTGCACGCCGCGAACTCCTTCGAACAGGCCGCGGACGAGCTGTGCTTCATGCTCGGCCCGGTGCTGGCCTCCTTCCTCACCGGCACGTTCTTCCCGGAGGCGGGCACGCTCACGGGCGCGGGGCTGCTGTTCGCCGGCATGCTCCTGTTCACCGCCCAGCGGAGCACCGAGCCGCCGCCGCGGGCCCGTTCCCAGGCACCCTCGCCGCTGCGCAGCCCGGGCATCCCGCCACTGCTGGCCTGTTTCACCGCCACCGGGGCGGTGTTCGGCTCCATGGAGGTCGTCACGATCGCCTACGCCGACGCGCAGGGTCACCGCACGGCGGCCGGCGCGGTCCTCGCCCTGCAGGCGGCGGGCTCCTGTGCGGCGGGCCTGGTGTACGGGGCGGTACGGCCGGCGGGGGTACGGCTCGGCCACTGCCTGGCGGCGATGGCCGCGCTGATGACCCTGCCCTGGCTGGCCGCGGGCCTCACCGGTTCCCTGTGGGCACTGGCGGGTGCGCTGCTGGTGGCGGGGATGGCGACGGCTCCGACGATGGTCACGGCGATGACCCTGGTACAGCGCCGCACACCGGAGGACCGGCTCAACGAGGGGATGAGCCTGGTGGTGACGGGGCTGCTGACGGGGATCGCGTGCGGCTCGGCGACGGGAGGCTGGGCGGCGGAGCACCTCTCGCCGGCCTCCGCATACCTCGTACCAGCGGCCGGAGCCACGCTGGCGCTGGGGGTGGCTTCGCTCACCCGCGCAGGCGGCACGACCTTGAAGCCGACGGCGCTGCAGCTCCCTTAG
- a CDS encoding LysR family transcriptional regulator, whose translation MPAPADMDPRLLRAFVAVAEELHFTRAAARLYVAQQALSRDVRRLERELGAELFVRTTRQVTLTADGVRLLPHARRVLAAQDDLLAAFAPGRSRPLLVDLNSAGLVTGRRVLHRARELAPDCELMARYESGLTGAAAELLAGRLDASFGRFAGLDPALRSGLEQQPVRYEPMAVVLPEDHPLAARAEVPVAALAGETVYAGAGNPRTLEWTDLATRLFEGRGIRLAAPLPLAVGDEEFVRIMAKNRHPVLAVVDFPALPRTVRRPLVDPVPLSPVSLVWRKGLVHPGLDALRRAAAELAGEQGWLRRPAGGWIPAVDAGVMHP comes from the coding sequence ATGCCCGCCCCCGCCGACATGGACCCCCGTCTCCTGCGCGCCTTCGTCGCCGTGGCCGAGGAACTGCACTTCACCCGGGCCGCGGCCCGTCTGTACGTCGCCCAGCAGGCGCTCAGCCGGGACGTACGGCGGCTGGAGCGGGAGCTGGGCGCCGAGCTGTTCGTGCGGACGACCCGGCAGGTGACCCTGACCGCGGACGGCGTACGGCTGCTGCCGCACGCCCGGCGGGTCCTCGCCGCCCAGGACGACCTGCTCGCCGCCTTCGCCCCCGGCCGGTCCCGCCCGCTGCTGGTGGACCTCAACTCCGCGGGCCTGGTCACCGGCCGCCGGGTGCTGCACCGGGCCCGCGAACTCGCCCCGGACTGCGAGCTGATGGCCCGTTACGAGAGCGGTCTGACCGGGGCGGCCGCCGAGCTGCTGGCCGGCCGGCTGGACGCCTCCTTCGGCCGTTTCGCCGGCCTGGACCCGGCGCTGCGCTCCGGTCTGGAGCAGCAGCCGGTGCGGTACGAGCCGATGGCCGTCGTCCTGCCCGAGGACCATCCGCTGGCCGCCCGCGCCGAGGTGCCGGTGGCCGCGCTGGCCGGCGAGACCGTGTACGCCGGTGCCGGGAACCCGCGCACCCTGGAGTGGACCGACCTGGCGACCCGGCTCTTCGAGGGGCGGGGCATCCGGCTCGCCGCGCCCCTGCCGCTGGCCGTCGGGGACGAGGAGTTCGTGCGGATCATGGCCAAGAACCGGCATCCGGTGCTGGCCGTCGTGGACTTCCCGGCGCTGCCCCGCACGGTGCGCAGGCCGCTCGTCGATCCCGTCCCGCTGTCGCCGGTCTCCCTGGTGTGGCGCAAGGGGCTGGTCCATCCCGGGCTGGACGCGCTGCGCCGGGCGGCGGCGGAGCTCGCGGGGGAGCAGGGGTGGCTGCGGCGGCCCGCCGGGGGATGGATTCCCGCCGTCGACGCCGGTGTCATGCACCCGTGA
- a CDS encoding nitrate/nitrite transporter, with product MTAPAPTAPTRRSGRWIERWDPEDEGFWKATGERIANRNLWFSVLSEHIGFSIWTLWSVLVLFMGPEYGLTPADKFLLTSMVTLVGAVVRVPYTFAVAVFGGRNWTIISASLLLIPTIAAFAVMKPGTSFTTFLVVGLLAGIGGGNFASSMTNINAFFPLRKKGWALGLNAGGGNIGVAAIQLVALAVIGAGGGPRVLLGIYIPLIVVAAVLAAVFMDNLATVKNDTGAAKDAAKDAHTWIMSFLYIGTFGSFIGYSFAFGQVLTNQFGRTPLQATYLTFMGPLLGSLVRPIGGRLADRFGGARITLWNYVAMAAATAVLVAASQQKSLPLFAGVFVVLFVLSGLGNGSTFKMIPGIFQTKALAKGLEGEAAVLYGRRLSGASMGLIGAVGALGGVGINLAFRQSFLSYGSGTGAFVAFLAYYGVCFAVTWAVYLRRPAREAVQAAASETKAQLSYAEV from the coding sequence ATGACAGCCCCAGCCCCAACAGCCCCAACCCGTCGCAGTGGCCGCTGGATCGAGCGCTGGGACCCGGAGGACGAGGGATTCTGGAAGGCGACCGGGGAACGGATCGCCAATCGGAACCTGTGGTTCTCCGTCCTCTCGGAGCACATCGGCTTCTCCATCTGGACCCTGTGGTCCGTCCTCGTGCTGTTCATGGGCCCGGAGTACGGCCTCACGCCCGCCGACAAGTTCCTGCTGACCTCGATGGTCACCCTCGTCGGCGCGGTCGTGCGCGTCCCCTACACCTTCGCCGTGGCCGTCTTCGGCGGCCGCAACTGGACGATCATCTCCGCGAGCCTGCTGCTCATCCCGACGATCGCGGCCTTCGCGGTCATGAAGCCGGGCACGTCCTTCACCACGTTCCTGGTCGTCGGCCTGCTGGCCGGCATCGGCGGCGGCAACTTCGCCTCCTCCATGACCAACATCAACGCCTTCTTCCCGCTGAGGAAGAAGGGCTGGGCGCTGGGCCTGAACGCGGGCGGCGGCAACATCGGCGTGGCGGCGATCCAGCTGGTGGCCCTCGCGGTCATCGGTGCCGGCGGCGGCCCGCGCGTCCTGCTGGGCATCTACATCCCGCTGATCGTCGTGGCCGCCGTGCTCGCCGCCGTCTTCATGGACAACCTGGCGACGGTGAAGAACGACACCGGCGCGGCCAAGGACGCCGCGAAGGACGCCCACACCTGGATCATGTCGTTCCTGTACATCGGCACCTTCGGCTCCTTCATCGGCTACAGCTTCGCCTTCGGCCAGGTGCTGACGAACCAGTTCGGCCGGACCCCGCTGCAGGCGACGTACCTCACCTTCATGGGCCCGCTGCTCGGCTCGCTGGTCCGGCCCATCGGCGGGCGGCTCGCGGACCGCTTCGGCGGCGCCCGCATCACCCTGTGGAACTACGTCGCCATGGCCGCCGCCACCGCCGTCCTGGTCGCCGCGAGCCAGCAGAAGTCGCTGCCGCTGTTCGCCGGCGTGTTCGTGGTGCTGTTCGTGCTCAGCGGACTCGGCAACGGCTCGACGTTCAAGATGATCCCGGGCATCTTCCAGACCAAGGCCCTGGCCAAGGGCCTGGAGGGGGAGGCGGCGGTGCTCTACGGCCGGCGCCTGTCCGGCGCCTCCATGGGCCTGATCGGCGCGGTCGGCGCGCTCGGCGGGGTCGGCATCAACCTGGCCTTCCGCCAGTCCTTCCTCTCCTACGGTTCCGGAACCGGGGCGTTCGTCGCCTTCCTCGCCTACTACGGGGTCTGCTTCGCGGTGACGTGGGCCGTATACCTTCGCCGCCCGGCGCGCGAGGCGGTGCAAGCTGCGGCTTCGGAGACGAAGGCGCAGCTCAGCTACGCGGAAGTGTGA
- a CDS encoding uroporphyrinogen-III synthase, with the protein MYDEEQHPGPRGALEHGPLAGFTVGVTAARRADELGALLQRRGAAVLHAPALRIVPLADDGELLAATKEIIDQVPDVVVATTAIGFRGWIEAADGWGLGEQLLGGLRGAELLARGPKVKGAIRAAGLTEEWSPSSESLAEVLDRLLEEGVDGRRIAVQLHGEPLPGFVESLRAGGAEVVPVPVYRWMPPEDVTPLDRLLDATVSRSLDALTFTSAPAAASLLSRAETRGLLEELLSALAHDVLPACVGPVTALPLQAHGVDTIQPERFRLGPLVQLLCQELPARARALPIAGHRVEIRGHAVLVDGDLKPVPPAGMSLLRALSRRPGWVVPRADLLRALPGAGRDEHAVETAMARLRTALGAPKLIQTVVKRGYRLALDPAADAKYADA; encoded by the coding sequence ATGTACGACGAAGAGCAGCACCCCGGGCCCCGTGGCGCCCTTGAGCACGGTCCGCTCGCGGGATTCACCGTGGGCGTCACCGCCGCGCGCCGGGCCGACGAGCTGGGCGCCCTGCTCCAGCGGCGCGGTGCCGCCGTCCTGCACGCACCGGCCCTGCGCATCGTGCCGCTGGCCGACGACGGCGAGCTCCTCGCCGCGACGAAGGAGATCATCGACCAGGTGCCCGACGTGGTCGTGGCCACCACGGCGATCGGTTTCCGGGGCTGGATAGAGGCCGCCGACGGCTGGGGCCTGGGCGAGCAGCTGCTCGGCGGGCTGCGCGGCGCCGAGCTCCTGGCCAGGGGCCCCAAGGTCAAGGGCGCGATCCGCGCGGCCGGGCTGACGGAGGAGTGGTCGCCCTCCTCGGAATCACTGGCCGAGGTCCTGGACCGCCTGCTGGAGGAGGGCGTCGACGGCCGCCGTATCGCCGTACAGCTGCACGGCGAACCGCTGCCCGGCTTCGTCGAATCCCTGCGGGCCGGCGGGGCGGAGGTCGTCCCGGTCCCGGTGTACCGGTGGATGCCCCCGGAGGACGTCACCCCGCTGGACCGCCTGCTGGACGCGACGGTCTCCCGCTCCCTGGACGCGCTGACCTTCACGAGCGCGCCCGCTGCCGCGTCCCTGCTCTCCCGGGCGGAGACCCGGGGTCTGCTGGAGGAGCTCCTGTCGGCCCTGGCGCACGACGTCCTGCCGGCCTGCGTGGGCCCGGTGACGGCGCTCCCCCTCCAGGCCCACGGTGTGGACACGATCCAGCCGGAACGCTTCCGCCTGGGCCCCCTGGTCCAGCTCCTGTGCCAGGAACTCCCGGCCCGTGCCCGCGCGTTGCCGATCGCCGGGCACCGGGTGGAGATCCGGGGCCACGCGGTCCTCGTGGACGGCGACCTCAAGCCGGTCCCCCCGGCCGGCATGTCCCTGCTCCGGGCCCTGTCCCGCCGCCCCGGGTGGGTGGTCCCCCGGGCGGACCTCCTGCGCGCCCTGCCGGGCGCGGGCCGCGACGAACACGCGGTGGAGACGGCGATGGCGAGGCTTCGTACGGCCCTCGGCGCGCCGAAGCTGATCCAGACGGTGGTCAAGCGCGGCTACCGCCTGGCCCTCGACCCGGCTGCGGACGCGAAGTACGCGGACGCGTAG
- a CDS encoding 2OG-Fe dioxygenase family protein, producing the protein MSSRYVAGVEGICESLSENSYDLIPGDRVKELLLARSENALDDLDAFRESWNRMPLDGYMADGGRYRRRRHATLSAPRAGDDYRVEPRQPHYQTLDYNTLNGGVARHYEPFEDDILRGNTMDGLVRLGAGVFGRLAPYSAWHIEAHQFRIEVNGEEIGKPTPEGVHRDGVTFVLMAMIGRKNAIGGESTIFNLEKEPVAKFTLSDVLDVALVNDERVYHGVSPIEQVDPQTPASRDVLVITYRHKA; encoded by the coding sequence ATGTCTTCGCGGTACGTGGCCGGGGTTGAGGGAATATGCGAGTCCCTCTCGGAGAACAGTTACGACCTGATCCCCGGTGACCGGGTGAAGGAGCTGCTCCTGGCCCGGTCCGAAAACGCACTGGACGATCTGGACGCCTTCCGCGAATCGTGGAACAGGATGCCGCTCGACGGCTACATGGCCGACGGGGGCCGCTACCGGCGCCGGCGCCACGCCACACTGAGCGCGCCGCGCGCCGGAGACGACTACCGGGTGGAGCCTCGGCAGCCGCACTACCAGACGCTGGACTACAACACCCTCAACGGCGGGGTCGCCCGGCACTACGAGCCGTTCGAGGACGACATCCTCCGCGGCAACACGATGGACGGCCTGGTCCGGCTGGGGGCGGGTGTCTTCGGCCGCCTCGCTCCCTACTCGGCCTGGCACATCGAGGCGCACCAGTTCCGTATCGAGGTGAACGGCGAGGAGATCGGCAAGCCCACCCCCGAGGGCGTTCACCGGGACGGTGTCACCTTCGTACTGATGGCGATGATCGGCCGCAAGAACGCCATCGGCGGCGAGAGCACCATTTTCAACCTGGAGAAGGAGCCGGTGGCGAAATTCACGCTGTCCGACGTCCTGGACGTCGCCCTCGTCAACGACGAAAGGGTTTACCACGGCGTCTCGCCCATCGAGCAGGTGGATCCGCAGACCCCCGCCTCGCGTGACGTACTGGTGATCACCTACCGTCACAAGGCCTGA
- a CDS encoding LysE family translocator, producing the protein MGQIIAVAVITILAVISPGADFAMTVRNSYLYGRTAGVLAAVGISLGVLVHVTYTMLGVGLLVSRTPALFTAMKLIGAAYLVFIGYKTFITKAQVDIDLSDGSGLSKAGALRTGFLTNALNPKTMLFVLSTYTQVVSADTPVAQQIGYGLFMSVAHLVWFALAATLFSNQSLRTRLLRRQSVLNKVIGTVLVGLGMALALTPSVQ; encoded by the coding sequence GTGGGCCAGATCATCGCCGTCGCGGTCATCACCATTCTGGCTGTCATCAGTCCCGGCGCGGATTTCGCGATGACCGTCCGCAACAGCTATCTGTACGGACGCACCGCGGGGGTCCTCGCGGCGGTCGGCATTTCCCTCGGGGTGCTGGTCCACGTCACCTACACCATGCTCGGTGTGGGCCTGCTGGTGTCGCGGACTCCGGCCCTGTTCACCGCGATGAAGCTGATCGGCGCGGCCTACCTGGTGTTCATCGGGTACAAGACGTTCATCACCAAGGCCCAGGTGGACATCGACCTGTCCGACGGCAGCGGCCTCTCGAAGGCCGGGGCCCTGCGCACCGGGTTCCTGACGAACGCGCTCAATCCCAAGACCATGCTCTTCGTACTCAGCACCTACACCCAGGTGGTCAGCGCCGATACCCCGGTCGCCCAGCAGATCGGTTACGGCCTGTTCATGTCCGTCGCCCATCTGGTCTGGTTCGCGCTGGCCGCGACCCTGTTCTCCAACCAGAGCCTGCGCACCCGGTTGCTGCGGCGGCAGTCCGTGCTGAACAAGGTGATCGGGACGGTGCTCGTCGGCCTCGGCATGGCCCTGGCGCTCACCCCGTCAGTCCAGTGA
- a CDS encoding YbaK/EbsC family protein: MGSDDADDTYGKLLALLDEHQATYRVIEHAPEGGTEAVSRLRGHSLDQAAKCIIVMVKIGKKEKRHALVVVPGDKRVDLGAVKALYGGTYASFASPDIAEELAGSPSGTILPLSFDERLELIVDPGLLVHPEFYFNAARLDRSLALSTADYRSIAEPRVEPVSLD, translated from the coding sequence ATGGGTTCGGACGACGCCGACGACACCTACGGCAAGCTGCTCGCCCTGCTCGATGAGCACCAGGCGACGTATCGGGTGATCGAGCACGCCCCGGAGGGCGGTACCGAGGCGGTCAGCCGGCTCCGCGGCCACTCACTCGACCAGGCCGCCAAGTGCATCATCGTCATGGTCAAGATCGGCAAGAAGGAGAAGCGCCACGCGCTGGTGGTCGTGCCGGGGGACAAGCGGGTCGACCTGGGGGCGGTGAAGGCGCTCTACGGCGGCACCTACGCCTCCTTCGCCTCCCCCGACATCGCCGAGGAACTGGCCGGTTCCCCCAGCGGCACCATCCTGCCCCTGTCCTTCGACGAGCGGCTGGAGCTGATCGTCGACCCCGGGCTGCTGGTGCACCCGGAGTTCTACTTCAACGCCGCCCGGCTCGATCGGTCGCTCGCGCTGTCGACGGCCGACTACCGGTCCATCGCCGAGCCCCGCGTGGAGCCGGTGTCACTGGACTGA
- a CDS encoding CGNR zinc finger domain-containing protein — MALGTATPPYEPRFDAGRICLDLLATTHPAERLDGVEVLCAWIRGVGLVPEGTALGRADASWLVGFRELRSHIGQLVRNPHAPDTSSYERALRRVNEVAHAEPPAPRAVRGPDGGLTRELADPPTCAGLLAVVARDAVDLLTDPVVRAAVRECEGDNCPLVYVDTSRGRRRRWCSSEVCGNRERVARHRRRAALARA; from the coding sequence ATGGCACTGGGTACGGCGACACCCCCGTACGAGCCGCGGTTCGACGCCGGACGGATCTGTCTCGATCTGCTCGCGACCACACATCCGGCCGAACGGCTGGACGGCGTCGAGGTGTTGTGCGCGTGGATCCGCGGGGTGGGACTCGTGCCGGAGGGGACGGCGCTCGGCCGGGCCGACGCCTCCTGGCTGGTGGGGTTCCGTGAACTGCGCTCCCACATCGGGCAGTTGGTGCGCAACCCGCACGCACCGGACACGTCGTCGTACGAGAGGGCGCTGCGGCGGGTCAACGAGGTCGCGCACGCCGAGCCCCCCGCCCCGCGTGCCGTACGCGGTCCGGACGGCGGACTCACCAGGGAGCTGGCCGACCCGCCGACCTGCGCCGGGCTGCTCGCGGTCGTCGCACGGGACGCCGTGGACCTGCTCACCGATCCCGTCGTGCGGGCGGCCGTCCGGGAGTGCGAGGGGGACAACTGCCCGCTCGTGTACGTCGACACCTCCCGGGGGCGGCGCCGGCGGTGGTGTTCCAGCGAGGTCTGCGGGAACCGGGAGCGGGTGGCCCGGCACCGGCGGCGGGCCGCGCTCGCGAGAGCGTGA
- a CDS encoding sigma-70 family RNA polymerase sigma factor, whose translation MGVRKDAAVANERGSRARHRMSSQPSEPDEELMRALYREHAGPLLAYVLRLVAGDRQRAEDVVQETLIRAWKNAGQLNRATGSVRPWLVTVARRIVIDGHRSRQARPQEVDPSPLEVIPAEDEIDKALWLMTLSDALDDLTPAHREVLVETYFKGRTVNEAAETLGIPSGTVRSRVFYALRSMKLALEERGVTA comes from the coding sequence GTGGGCGTGCGCAAGGATGCGGCCGTGGCCAATGAACGTGGATCGAGGGCCCGACATCGCATGTCCTCACAGCCCTCGGAACCTGATGAGGAGCTGATGCGTGCGCTGTATCGAGAGCACGCCGGACCCCTGCTCGCGTATGTCCTGCGCCTGGTCGCCGGTGATCGGCAGCGCGCCGAGGACGTCGTACAGGAAACGCTCATCCGTGCCTGGAAGAACGCCGGTCAGCTCAATCGGGCGACCGGTTCGGTACGCCCCTGGCTGGTGACGGTCGCGCGCCGCATCGTCATCGACGGCCACCGCAGCCGGCAGGCCCGGCCGCAGGAGGTCGATCCGTCGCCGCTGGAGGTCATCCCCGCGGAGGACGAGATCGACAAGGCGCTGTGGCTGATGACGCTGTCGGACGCGCTCGACGACCTGACCCCGGCCCACCGGGAGGTACTCGTCGAGACGTACTTCAAGGGGCGTACGGTCAATGAGGCGGCCGAGACGCTGGGCATACCCAGCGGCACGGTGCGCTCTCGGGTGTTCTACGCCCTGCGATCGATGAAGCTGGCACTGGAGGAGCGGGGGGTGACGGCGTGA
- a CDS encoding anti-sigma factor family protein: MNPSSGSPVPSEHETVGAYALGILDDAEATAFEAHLAGCEWCAQQLDELAGMEPMLAALADLPGSGSSPAIGESLSAKPSPRLVEKLVDEVAEKRAQKRRRSFYMIAAAAALIIAGPLAAVAVNSGSGGGQVTASAAQTTFESMPDRKSATDPASQTSATIAMQQKDWGTQAVLELKNAKGPLKCSLVLVAKNGQRVTMSSWSVPNWGYGIPDGKTPESRKPLYIGGAAAFKPNEIDHFEVVTFQGKKLVQVQA; encoded by the coding sequence ATGAACCCCAGTTCGGGATCTCCGGTGCCGAGCGAGCACGAGACCGTCGGCGCCTACGCGCTCGGGATTCTCGACGACGCCGAGGCAACCGCTTTCGAGGCACACCTCGCCGGCTGCGAGTGGTGCGCCCAGCAGCTGGACGAGCTCGCCGGGATGGAGCCGATGCTGGCCGCGCTGGCGGATCTGCCGGGCTCCGGCAGCAGCCCCGCGATCGGCGAGTCGCTGTCCGCCAAGCCCAGCCCGCGGCTGGTGGAGAAGCTGGTCGACGAGGTCGCGGAGAAGCGCGCCCAGAAGCGCCGCCGCAGCTTCTACATGATCGCCGCGGCGGCCGCGCTGATCATCGCCGGACCGCTGGCCGCGGTGGCGGTGAACAGCGGGTCGGGCGGCGGGCAGGTCACCGCGTCCGCGGCGCAGACCACCTTCGAGTCCATGCCCGACAGGAAGTCCGCCACGGACCCGGCGTCCCAGACCAGCGCCACCATCGCGATGCAGCAGAAGGACTGGGGCACCCAGGCGGTCCTGGAGCTGAAGAACGCCAAGGGGCCGCTGAAGTGCTCGCTGGTGCTCGTCGCGAAGAACGGGCAGCGCGTGACGATGTCCTCCTGGTCCGTGCCGAACTGGGGCTACGGCATCCCGGACGGGAAGACGCCGGAGTCCAGGAAACCGCTCTACATCGGCGGCGCGGCGGCCTTCAAGCCCAACGAGATCGACCACTTCGAGGTCGTGACCTTCCAGGGCAAGAAGCTGGTGCAGGTGCAGGCGTAG